A part of Antechinus flavipes isolate AdamAnt ecotype Samford, QLD, Australia chromosome 6, AdamAnt_v2, whole genome shotgun sequence genomic DNA contains:
- the CISD2 gene encoding CDGSH iron-sulfur domain-containing protein 2, which produces MVLESVARIVKVQLPAYLKRLPVPESITGFARLTVSEWLRLLPFLGVLALLGYLAVRPFLPKKKQQKDSLINLKIQKENPKVVNEINIEDLCLTKAAYCRCWRSKTFPACDGSHNKHNELTGDNVGPLILKKKEV; this is translated from the exons ATGGTGCTGGAGAGTGTGGCCCGCATCGTAAAGGTGCAGCTCCCAGCCTACCTCAAACGTCTTCCAGTCCCGGAGAGCATTACTGGGTTCGCCCGGCTCACAG TTTCAGAATGGCTTCGTTTATTACCATTCCTGGGTGTACTTGCACTGCTAGGTTACCTTGCAGTTCGTCCATTCCTCCcaaagaagaaacaacaaaaagatagtTTGATTAATCTCAAGATTCAGAAGGAAAATCCAAAAGTAGTGAATGAAATAAACATTGAAGATTTGTGTCTCACTAAAGCTGCTTACTGTAGATGTTGGCGTTCTAAGACG tttcctGCCTGTGATGGATCACATAATAAACATAATGAATTAACTGGAGATAATGTTGGTCCACTAAtactgaagaagaaagaagtataA